One window from the genome of Candidatus Poribacteria bacterium encodes:
- the katG gene encoding catalase/peroxidase HPI: LFIRMAWHSAGTYRIHDGRGGAASGTMRFAPLNSWPDNASLDKARRLLWPIKQKYGRKLSWADLMIFTGNCALESMGLKTFGFAGGREDVWAPEEDIYWGSETTWLGDERYTGDRDLEKPLGAVQMGLIYVNPQGPNGNPDPVAAAIDIRETFRRMAMNDEETVALIAGGHTFGKTHGAADADEYVGPEPEGASLEEQGLGWKNTFGSGKGVHTITSGLEGAWTATPTRWDNSFFENLFNYDWELEKGSGGAWQWTPKDESAQDTVPDAHDPSKKHAPMMLTTDLSLKADPIYAEISKRFYENPAEFADAFAKAWYKLTHRDMGPRTRYIGALVPEEQQLWQDPVPNVDHELIGEQDIAALKSKCLESGLSISQLVSTAWASAATFRGTDKRGGANGARIRLAPQKDWEVNKPSELQEVLQSLEAIQSEFNGSQSDGKKVSLADLIVLAGCAAVESAAKNAGVDVAVPFAPGRTDALQEQTDEESFAVLEPTADGFRNYLANGHERTAEELLVDRAQMLTLTAPEMTVLVGGLRVLDTDVCQSGFGILTERPESLTTDFFVNLLDMNTEWSASATSENIFEGRDGSTGEIKWMGTRVDLVFGSNSQLRAIAEVYACDDAQEAFVRDFVVAWNKVMNLDRFDLS, from the coding sequence CTCTCATGGGCAGACTTGATGATCTTCACGGGCAACTGTGCTTTAGAGTCGATGGGTCTCAAGACCTTCGGGTTTGCTGGCGGACGAGAGGATGTCTGGGCACCTGAAGAGGACATCTATTGGGGATCTGAGACCACGTGGCTCGGTGACGAACGCTATACCGGCGATAGGGATCTGGAGAAACCGCTCGGTGCCGTTCAGATGGGGCTCATCTATGTCAATCCACAGGGACCCAACGGGAACCCGGATCCGGTCGCTGCAGCGATAGACATTAGAGAAACGTTCCGGCGCATGGCGATGAACGACGAGGAGACGGTCGCGCTCATCGCTGGCGGACACACGTTTGGTAAGACGCACGGTGCTGCGGATGCGGACGAGTACGTCGGTCCCGAACCCGAAGGCGCGAGCCTTGAGGAGCAAGGACTCGGCTGGAAAAATACCTTTGGCAGCGGCAAGGGTGTCCACACAATCACCAGTGGGTTGGAAGGTGCCTGGACGGCTACGCCGACCCGGTGGGATAACAGTTTCTTTGAGAACCTGTTCAACTACGACTGGGAACTGGAGAAAGGTTCCGGTGGCGCGTGGCAGTGGACTCCCAAGGATGAATCTGCCCAGGACACCGTGCCGGACGCGCACGATCCCTCAAAGAAGCACGCACCGATGATGCTCACGACCGACCTCTCTTTGAAGGCGGATCCGATCTATGCGGAGATTTCCAAACGCTTCTACGAGAACCCGGCGGAATTCGCAGATGCCTTTGCGAAGGCGTGGTATAAACTCACCCACCGCGACATGGGACCTCGCACACGATATATCGGTGCCTTGGTGCCAGAGGAACAGCAGTTGTGGCAAGACCCCGTCCCTAATGTCGATCATGAATTGATTGGAGAACAAGACATCGCTGCCCTCAAGAGCAAGTGTCTCGAATCAGGACTCTCCATTTCCCAACTCGTCTCGACTGCTTGGGCATCTGCGGCGACGTTCCGCGGTACCGACAAGCGCGGGGGTGCTAACGGGGCACGCATTCGCCTCGCACCGCAGAAGGATTGGGAAGTCAACAAGCCGTCCGAACTGCAGGAGGTCCTTCAATCTTTGGAGGCGATTCAAAGCGAATTTAACGGATCGCAGTCCGACGGGAAGAAGGTCTCGCTCGCTGACCTGATCGTTCTGGCGGGGTGCGCAGCGGTCGAGTCGGCTGCGAAGAACGCTGGTGTCGACGTAGCGGTTCCCTTTGCACCGGGACGCACGGACGCGTTGCAGGAACAAACTGACGAGGAATCGTTTGCTGTGCTTGAACCGACAGCCGACGGATTTCGCAACTACCTCGCGAACGGACACGAGAGAACAGCCGAAGAGCTGCTGGTGGATCGGGCACAAATGCTGACACTCACCGCACCTGAGATGACGGTTCTCGTTGGTGGTTTGCGCGTCTTGGATACAGACGTTTGTCAGTCCGGATTCGGCATCCTCACCGAACGACCCGAATCCTTGACGACTGATTTTTTCGTGAATCTACTTGATATGAATACCGAGTGGTCGGCATCCGCTACATCTGAGAATATCTTTGAGGGACGCGATGGCTCGACGGGTGAAATCAAGTGGATGGGCACCCGCGTCGATCTCGTCTTTGGCTCAAACTCCCAACTCCGAGCTATTGCGGAAGTTTACGCCTGTGATGACGCACAAGAGGCGTTTGTACGGGACTTCGTGGTTGCATGGAACAAGGTCATGAATCTCGATCGTTTCGACCTTTCATAA
- a CDS encoding MFS transporter codes for MKNDKKTIFGWCMYDWANSAYITTVIAAILPNYFAKAIVGEAGVDILGMNMTATTLWGYMLGTAAFCVFLFAPVLGAIADFSSAKKRFLIGFAYMGSLFATLLYFSKSGDVGLTVVLFLGSQICFVGGNVFYDAFLPQIASEDKMDSVSARGYAFGYVGGSLQFAIALALVAMQKTPEDQAMAARIGMAMTGAWWAGWTLLTMKYLKEEKTPYQLPEAYRNRPKTRAYLSLGISRTILTAKKVGRFKHLTLFLVAYMIYNDGIHTVTSMATIYGTEELGLSTTALMVTLLLVQVVAIGGALIFSRLAGRIGAKRSVMFALVLWSGVVTYGYFIHTATEFFVLGMIVGIVLGGTQALSRSLYGAMIPENASAEFYGFYSVFSKFSSIWGPVTFGVIKQITGSARLSIISLMVFFIVGLILLGFVDEEKAKADKLAFQFSDT; via the coding sequence ATGAAGAACGATAAAAAGACAATCTTCGGTTGGTGCATGTACGACTGGGCGAATTCAGCCTATATCACCACTGTGATCGCCGCTATATTGCCGAATTACTTTGCGAAAGCCATTGTAGGCGAAGCCGGTGTTGATATCCTTGGTATGAATATGACTGCTACAACATTATGGGGATATATGTTGGGAACAGCGGCGTTCTGCGTCTTCCTCTTTGCACCCGTACTTGGGGCGATTGCCGATTTTTCCTCAGCAAAAAAGAGATTTCTTATAGGCTTTGCGTATATGGGGAGTCTCTTCGCAACGCTGCTCTATTTTTCCAAGTCTGGCGATGTAGGATTGACTGTTGTGTTATTTCTTGGTTCTCAAATCTGCTTTGTCGGCGGTAATGTTTTCTACGACGCATTTTTACCGCAGATCGCCTCTGAAGACAAAATGGATTCCGTCTCTGCCAGAGGGTATGCTTTCGGGTACGTCGGCGGATCGCTCCAGTTTGCCATTGCACTCGCGCTGGTCGCTATGCAAAAGACCCCAGAGGACCAGGCGATGGCAGCGCGTATCGGGATGGCGATGACAGGCGCGTGGTGGGCAGGCTGGACGTTATTGACGATGAAATACCTAAAAGAGGAGAAAACCCCGTATCAACTCCCAGAAGCCTACCGCAACCGACCGAAAACTCGCGCATACCTCTCCCTCGGCATCAGTCGAACGATTTTAACGGCGAAAAAGGTCGGACGCTTTAAACACCTCACCCTTTTCCTCGTCGCCTATATGATTTACAACGACGGCATCCACACTGTCACGAGCATGGCGACGATCTACGGCACTGAGGAGTTAGGACTTTCGACAACTGCATTGATGGTAACGCTCCTGTTGGTCCAAGTCGTTGCAATCGGTGGCGCGCTGATATTCAGTCGATTGGCGGGCCGTATCGGCGCGAAACGGTCGGTGATGTTTGCATTAGTCCTATGGAGCGGGGTTGTCACCTACGGATATTTTATCCACACCGCAACAGAATTCTTCGTTTTGGGGATGATTGTTGGGATCGTCCTTGGTGGAACGCAGGCACTGAGCCGTTCCTTGTATGGTGCGATGATTCCAGAAAACGCAAGTGCGGAGTTTTACGGGTTCTATTCCGTTTTTAGCAAGTTCTCATCTATTTGGGGTCCCGTAACTTTCGGCGTTATCAAACAGATTACCGGCAGTGCCCGCCTCTCGATTATTTCGTTGATGGTTTTCTTTATCGTTGGGTTGATTCTGTTAGGATTTGTGGATGAGGAAAAAGCGAAAGCGGATAAACTCGCGTTCCAATTTAGCGATACTTAA
- a CDS encoding energy transducer TonB — MMTIADVQRQNREAVQTRKKKAMRIAGTFAIGLHVIGIIAGAVYFVQKTVLDMNKDKVESVVLEASKPQTKRRTPPRAKRKPTKPKFSQVRAPKGQVVKTSAKIPVGNARFTLLANDVPTRPVMAPSTVGIGRNLFSGTRQAAVVTTMPKFEAPKFENTSLVSRLDMGTNLAQTEFNDPGNLELASMNLGDAKQSFNEFLKAVRDRIKQVQRFPPRVRSLDAGAAATIRFTLFKDGTVRNPEVTISSGSKALDNAALAAVRNAVPYPPFPDGQEGFSLRLEIPIIFELAN; from the coding sequence ATGATGACGATTGCCGACGTTCAACGGCAGAACCGAGAAGCCGTGCAAACGCGGAAAAAGAAAGCAATGCGGATTGCGGGTACCTTCGCAATTGGGCTGCATGTAATTGGGATTATCGCCGGAGCGGTCTATTTTGTGCAGAAGACGGTGTTAGATATGAACAAGGATAAAGTGGAGAGTGTGGTATTAGAAGCGTCAAAACCACAGACGAAACGCCGAACACCGCCGCGTGCCAAACGGAAACCCACAAAACCGAAGTTCTCTCAAGTCCGCGCCCCTAAGGGGCAAGTTGTCAAGACGAGTGCTAAAATTCCAGTAGGCAATGCCCGATTTACACTACTCGCGAACGACGTTCCTACACGTCCGGTGATGGCACCTAGTACAGTGGGGATCGGTCGGAACCTGTTCTCGGGAACTCGGCAGGCAGCTGTTGTTACAACGATGCCGAAGTTTGAGGCACCGAAGTTTGAGAACACGAGTTTAGTTTCAAGGCTGGATATGGGAACGAACCTCGCGCAGACCGAATTCAATGACCCCGGAAATCTTGAGCTCGCTTCCATGAACTTGGGAGATGCGAAACAGTCGTTTAACGAGTTCCTAAAAGCCGTCCGAGACCGGATTAAACAGGTGCAACGTTTCCCGCCACGCGTCCGAAGTTTGGATGCCGGTGCCGCTGCAACCATCCGGTTTACACTATTCAAAGATGGAACGGTTCGGAATCCCGAAGTCACTATTTCGTCCGGATCAAAAGCACTCGACAACGCTGCGCTCGCCGCTGTCCGAAATGCCGTGCCGTATCCACCGTTCCCTGACGGACAAGAAGGATTCAGTTTACGGCTTGAAATTCCGATTATTTTTGAGTTGGCGAATTAG